In Mytilus edulis chromosome 4, xbMytEdul2.2, whole genome shotgun sequence, the following proteins share a genomic window:
- the LOC139521445 gene encoding uncharacterized protein — protein sequence MSIPIVVYLDDGWGTAENSEICENMALQVKSDLEKSGFVVNNKKSVWTPVQIMEWLGFNWNLKDGTLEIPVKKFENLKNIISALFECNIHITCRNLAKVCGKIISMLPALGSICQIMTRHLHMTICCRDYWDSFVYLNENVIQELGFWYFYCEKISFRHISYFHRMPERIVFSDASEYAGAGYIVGSNNVAHFMWDKSEKTKSSTWRELKAVSNILQSVHNQLSGKLVKIYTDNQNVTKIIRKGSMKSELQDIALDVFNICLDNNIVLEIEWIPRDKNIQADELSKIFDFDDWGVSDIIFKYFDRLWGPFNCDLFADSRNKKVSRFFSKFFTPGTSGVDAFAYDWSAFNNWIVPPIYLITRTQWKQFEELANDSRFAKIVSALPSIVEASSSKSTVKKYKFYFGKFRIWCSDCQLEFSPANSTTVCLYIGSLIQQGVGVSVLESNFYSIKWYHDINFKYNPCSDKLLSNILEGGRRILSKPINKKEPITTDILKLIVSRYGSEHDLSNLRVCLLCLLGFSGFLRYSELAKIKRNNIVFYDTHVEITIDKSKTDIYRRGNTVIIARTGNETCPVKWLKIYLKLAGLESDSDYFIFRSLSFLKSQGVYKLSKNNTSLSYTRAREILLKALEDIGLDKSKFGLHSLRSGGATSAANNGVSDRLLKAHGRWSSDQSKDGYIKDNLHRQLVVSLNLGI from the exons ATGAGTATTCCTATTGTGGTTTATTTAGATGACGGGTGGGGAACTGCAGAAAATTCAGAAATATGTGAAAATATGGCTTTACAGGTTAAAAGTGATCTAGAAAAATCTGGTTTCgttgtaaataataaaaagagTGTATGGACACCTGTTCAAATTATGGAATGGCTAGGTTTTAATTGGAATTTAAAAGACGGAACTTTAGAAATACCTGTGAAAAAATTTGagaatttaaaaaacataatatcTGCTTTATTTGAATGTAATATACACATCACTTGTAGAAATTTAGCTAAAGTGTGTGGAAAAATAATTTCTATGTTACCAGCATTAGGCAGTATTTGTCAAATTATGACAAGACATTTACATATGACTATCTGTTGTAGAGATTATTGGGATTCTTTTGTATATTTGAATGAAAATGTTATTCAAGAACTTGGATTTTGGTATTTTTACTGTGAAAAAATTAGTTTTAggcatatttcatattttcatagaATGCCCGAGAGAATTGTTTTTTCTGATGCCAGCGAATATGCAGGTGCTGGTTATATTGTAGGTTCAAATAATGTCGCTCATTTTATGTGGGATAAATCAGAAAAAACCAAGAGTTCAACTTGGAGAGAATTAAAAGCAGTAAGCAATATTTTACAGTCTGTACATAATCAATTGAGTGGAAAACTTGTAAAAATTTACACCGATAATCAGAATGTGACTAAGATTATTAGAAAAGGTAGTATGAAGTCAGAGCTTCAGGACATAGCTTTAGatgtttttaatatatgtttagataacaatattgtattagAAATTGAATGGATCCCGAGAGATAAAAATATTCAAGCTGACGAATTGAGCAAAATTTTCGATTTTGATGATTGGGGTGTTTccgatattatttttaaatattttgatagatTATGGGGTCCATTCAATTGTGATTTATTTGCTGACAGTAGAAATAAAAAAGTATCTAGGTTCTTCTCAAAGTTTTTTACACCTGGTACCTCCGGTGTTGATGCATTTGCATATGACTGGTCAGCATTTAATAACTGGATAGTTCCTCCTATTTATTTGATTACTAGG ACTCAATGGAAACAGTTCGAAGAATTAGCCAATGATTCTAGATTTGCCAAAATTGTCAGTGCATTGCCATCAATTGTGGAAGCGTCTAGCTCAAAATCTACTgttaaaaagtataaattttattttggaaaatttcGTATTTGGTGTTCCGATTGCCAACTTGAATTTTCTCCGGCTAATTCAACTACAGTATGTTTATATATCGGTTCACTGATACAGCAAGGTGTTGGCGTGTCAGTTTTAGAATCTAACTTTTATTCAATTAAATGGTATCATGACATTAACTTTAAATACAATCCTTGTTCTGATAAGTTGTTATCTAATATTTTGGAAGGCGGTCGTAGAATTTTGAGTAAACCCATCAACAAAAAAGAGCCTATTACTACTGACATTTTAAAGTTAATTGTTTCTAGATACGGCTCCGAACATGATTTGTCTAATTTAAGAGTGTGTTTACTATGTCTTCTTGGATTTTCCGGTTTCTTACGCTACAGCGAGTTAGCTAAgataaaaagaaacaacattGTTTTTTATGATACTCATGTTGAGATTACTATTGATAAGAGTAAAACAGACATTTATAGAAGAGGAAACACGGTTATAATTGCTAGGACCGGGAATGAAACGTGTCCTGTTAAGTGgttaaaaatttatttgaaattagcTGGTTTAGAATCTGAttctgattattttatttttcggtCTTTGTCATTTTTGAAATCACAAGGTGTATACAAGCTAAGCAAAAACAATACATCCTTATCGTACACTAGAGCTCGTGAGATATTACTTAAGGCATTGGAAGACATTGGTTTGGATAAATCTAAATTCGGGTTGCATAGTCTGAGAAGTGGAGGTGCTACCTCAGCAGCTAATAACGGGGTTTCTGATAGATTATTGAAGGCCCACGGTAGATGGTCATCAGATCAGTCGAAAGATGGTTATATTAAGGACAATTTACATCGTCAGTTGGTAGTATCTTTGAATCTTGGCATCTAA